The genomic DNA GCATCGTGCCATTTTTTACCAAGTTCGCCACCACCACGTAAATTAGGAACTGCATACACACCGCCTTGTTCCATCCAAATTGCATTAAAAATACTAAAAGCTGGCGTTAAACTTACATTAAAACCTCCATAACCATATAAAATAGTCGGGTTTTCCCCATTTAACTTTAACCCTTTTTTATGCGTAATAAGCATCGGGATTTTTGTACCATCCTTCGATGCATAAAAAACCTGTGTACTTGTATAGTTTTCTGAATTAAAATCGATTGCCGATTTTCTATATAAAATATAATTCCCATCTTTTGGCGAAAACTTGTAGATTGCGCCAGGTGTGTTGTAATTTGTAAAAGAAAAATAAAGTTCTTCTAACTCCGTTTTTCCCCCGAAACCACCAACTGCGCCAATTCCTGGTAAATTTACTTCTCTAATAAGGTTTCCATCAAAATCATATTGTAAAACTTTAGAAACTGCATTTACCATATAATTTGCAAAGAAATAACCAGCGCCAGTAGTAGGTTGCAATACATTTTCTGTTTCCGGAATAAAATCTACCCAATTATCTTGCGTCGGATTTTCTGCATTAACCGTTACAATTTTCTGATTTGGTGCATTCAAATTCGTTTGTAAATACAACTTACTTCCTCTGTTATCTAACACTTGTGTGTCGCTATCTGTAGTTGTAATAATTGGTTTTAATTCGCTGTTTTCTTCAGACAAATTTTTAATAAATAACTTGTTTCCAGAAGTAGAAACAGCCGCAGAAACAATTAAATAAGTATTGTCTTCTGTTAAATAACCACCAACATATCTGTGTTTTTCAGTAGCTTTATCACCAAAAATAACGAAATCTACTTTTTGTGAAGTCCCTAATTTGTGATAATATAATTTATGATGATCTGTTTTTGCAGACAATTCACTTCCGGTAGGTTTGGTATAACTCGAGTAATAAAAACCTTCGTTTTTGTACCAAGAAATTCCAGAGAACTTTACATCAACAAGAGCATTTTCTTTTATGGTTTTGCTTTCTACATCTAAAATGATAATTTTTCGCCAATCAGAACCTCCTTCAGAAATAGAATAGGCAGCAATTTTACCGTTTTTTGAAAAACTCAATCCTCCTAAAGAAGTTGTGCCATCTTCTGAAAACGTATTCGGATCTAAAAAAACTTCTTCAGTGCCATTTTCTCCTTTTTTTCGGTAGATAACAGCCTGATTTTGTAAACCGTTATTTTTAGAAAAATAAGTATAATCTCCTTCTTTAAACGGAGACCCTTCTTTTTCATAATTCCATATTTCTGTTAACCTCTCTTTTAACTGATTTCTGTACGGAATTTTATGCAAGTAATCGAAAGTAATTTCATTCTCTTCTTTTACCCAAGTCTCTGTTTCTATGCTGCGATCATCTTCTAACCATCTATAATTATCAGTTACTTTTGTTCCAAAATAATCTTCAATTACTGGTTTTTTAGTCGTTTTTGGGTATTTCAAATTTTTATTGTTTTGTTGATTCTATGCGCATCAAAATTAAATCTTAGCAACTACATTTAAAGTGTTTTAACAATTTTTAACTTTTAGAATTTGTGAAGGCTATCAATTTGTAATATTTTGTAGTTTTTTACGACTAATTTTGAAGTGAAACAATGTATAATTATCTCAATTTTGTTGAGAAAAAAGAGTTTATTATGACAGAAAATTTAACAAAAGCAACATTTCTAGAAAAAGTATTCAATTTCGAAAAAAATAAAGAATGGAAATTTGAAGGAAAAAGACCCGTATTAATCGATTTTTATGCAGACTGGTGTGGCCCTTGTAAAGCATTGGCGCCTGTTTTAGAATTGCTTTCAGAAGAATACGAAGGTAAAATTGATATTTATAAAGTAGACACAGAAGCAGAGCAAGAATTAGCAGCAGCTTTTGCTATTAGAAGTATACCTTCTATGTTATTTTGTCCTGCAGAGGGAGAACCACAAATGGCAAATGGCGCTTTGCCAAAAGCAGAATTAGAACGCATTATTGCAGATGTTTTAAAGGTAGAAAAGTAAAATATTTAGTGTCATTGCGAGAAGTTTCTGTTGAAAACAGAAAACGACGAAGCAATCTGTTTTTGGAAAAGCAAAAACTTTTTAAAATATAGCAATCCTGAAAATTTAATGTTTTCAGGATTTTTTTTATTCAAAAAAAAGTATACATAAGAATTCTATGTATAAGAAAATTATGTATATATTTACAACATGGGAAATCAGAAATTATTCAAAGGTTCTTTACAAACCATCATTTTAAAGTTATTAGCAAGTAACGATAAGATGTACGGGTATGAAATTACGCAAAAAGTAAAAGAACTCACCAAAGGCGAATTGCAAATTACAGAAGGTGCTTTGTATCCTGCTTTACATAAGTTAGAAGCAGATGGTTTGTTAGATGTTGAGGTTGCTAAAGTGGGAAACCGTCTCCGAAAATATTATAAATTAACCGAAAGTGGTACCAAAGAAACGGCGAATAAGTTAGAAGAAATGCAAGAGTTTTTAAGAACGATGCAGCATTTGGTGAATCCTAAATTTAGTTTGGATTAAATAATAGAAACTATGGAATTAACGAAAGAACAATTACAAAGAGTAGCACATTATTTAAACGTAAAAGATATTACTTACATAGATTTACGAATGGAAGTTTTTGATCATATTGTTTCTGATATTGAAGCAAAAATAGTGGCTGAAAATTTAGATTTTGAGACTGTTTTTATTGATGTTAAACACAAATGGAATAAACACTTTAGAGATTCATCTAGTCTATATTTTGGAATTATGTATTCTGCACCAAAAATTGTAATAGATAAAGCTAAGAATTCTTCTAAGAAGATGTTTTTTATAGGTACGTTTTTTATAACTTTTTTTCCCATATTAATTGATATACTTCATTTGCCTTTTTCTGGAACTTCTCAAAATATTATGAATTTTTTGTTTAAATACATTTCTGTTTTATGTTTATTATTTCTAGTTTTTATTTTTTATCAAAATTTTAAAATAAAAGAGAAGTCAACGTATAGCTTTGTTTTAAAAACACAATTTCCGAATTTATTTTTTGGTTTTATTCCTATTTTTATTCCTTCTTATTTTACAAATGAAAATGTCTTAGATTATTTTTACTTAATGCTGTTATTCGTTTTGATTTTATCCACTGTTGCGAGTTCTATTTTCTTTAGAAAACACATAGAGACAATTAGAGAATATAAAGTTGCATAAGTATGGAATTAATAAAAGAACAACTCTTACAAATAGACAATTACATTTTTGTTTGTGGCATTAAATTCTATGAGGTTAGAACAGAGATTGTAGATCATTTTGCCAATATTTTAGAGCAAAAGTTAGATGAAAATCCGGATTTAGATTTTAAAAGAGAAATAGTAAATATTCATAGAAATTTTAGCGACCGAGGATTTCGTAAATTATTAAAAGAGAAAACAAAATCGGTACAAAAAATATTTTATAAACAATCTTTCAAACATTTTATTACATTTTTTAAATTGCCTAAAATTATTATTTTAGGTGCCTTATTTTACATGTTGTTTTTAATGATGAATATGTTTGAGGATAAGAAAGATTTCTTCTTTCTAATATATGGTTTTGCCCTTTTACTTGTTGTTAGAATTTTTTATCAAAATTGGAACGATGAAAGACAGAAAAATGAACGTTTTTTAGTTTTAAATAAAACGAACATTTTTTTACAAATTGTAAACTTCGTTTTTATATCATTTAATTCTATTAGTAATTTTAGAAGTGAAGAAAGTTTTTTAGCGCCAACACATAACAATATTCAGTTAGTGATTTTTGTGGTTTTATTCTTGCTTTATTGGTCTGGTGAATATGTTTTTAATGAAAATAAAAAAGAAATTCAGAAACAGTATCCAAATATTTTGGTGTAATTATGAAACTAACAAATACCCACATAGAAAATCTCTACAAATTCACAAGAAAACATTATGTATATTACTATGATGTACAAAGTGAATTGGTAGATCATTTGGCAAATGATATTGAAGAAATTTCAGAAGAATTTCCTAAATTAACATTTGAAGACGCAAGAGATAAGTCTTTTAAAAAATTCGGTGTTTTTGGTTTTATGGATGTTGTTGAAGCCAAACAAAAACAAATGAACAAACGTTACAGTAAAATTCTCTGGCGTTTTTTTAAAGAATGGTTTACGTTGCCAAAAATTATTATTACCCTAAGTTTATTTTTATCACTTTTCTTAATTTTAAAAATAGAATATTCAGAATATATTTTATTAGGTTTCTTATTTATTTTGGTTGTTATCGATTTAACTAAACAAACCATTTCTAGAAGAAAGGATAAAAAGAAAGCAAAAAAACAAGAGAAAATCTTTTTACTAGAATCTATGATTGGTAGTGCTAGAAATGGTTTTTCTGGCCTTATGTTTGTCAATATTTTTAATACGATGAACGCCTTTAAAGTTTCTTTCAGTTCAATGGAAAACCACTG from Polaribacter sp. ALD11 includes the following:
- a CDS encoding prolyl oligopeptidase family protein; translation: MKYPKTTKKPVIEDYFGTKVTDNYRWLEDDRSIETETWVKEENEITFDYLHKIPYRNQLKERLTEIWNYEKEGSPFKEGDYTYFSKNNGLQNQAVIYRKKGENGTEEVFLDPNTFSEDGTTSLGGLSFSKNGKIAAYSISEGGSDWRKIIILDVESKTIKENALVDVKFSGISWYKNEGFYYSSYTKPTGSELSAKTDHHKLYYHKLGTSQKVDFVIFGDKATEKHRYVGGYLTEDNTYLIVSAAVSTSGNKLFIKNLSEENSELKPIITTTDSDTQVLDNRGSKLYLQTNLNAPNQKIVTVNAENPTQDNWVDFIPETENVLQPTTGAGYFFANYMVNAVSKVLQYDFDGNLIREVNLPGIGAVGGFGGKTELEELYFSFTNYNTPGAIYKFSPKDGNYILYRKSAIDFNSENYTSTQVFYASKDGTKIPMLITHKKGLKLNGENPTILYGYGGFNVSLTPAFSIFNAIWMEQGGVYAVPNLRGGGELGKKWHDAGTQLKKQNVFDDFIAAAEYLIAEKYTSSEFLAIRGGSNGGLLVGATITQRPELAKVALPAVGVLDMLRYHTFTAGAGWAYDYGTADDNKEMFAYLKGYSPVHNVKKDVNYPATLITTGDHDDRVVPAHSFKFAAELQEKQAGENPVLIRIETNAGHGAGTPVAKTIEQYADIFGFTLFNMGFQELPNPPKIKP
- the trxA gene encoding thioredoxin, coding for MTENLTKATFLEKVFNFEKNKEWKFEGKRPVLIDFYADWCGPCKALAPVLELLSEEYEGKIDIYKVDTEAEQELAAAFAIRSIPSMLFCPAEGEPQMANGALPKAELERIIADVLKVEK
- a CDS encoding PadR family transcriptional regulator, with the protein product MGNQKLFKGSLQTIILKLLASNDKMYGYEITQKVKELTKGELQITEGALYPALHKLEADGLLDVEVAKVGNRLRKYYKLTESGTKETANKLEEMQEFLRTMQHLVNPKFSLD